Genomic window (Rhododendron vialii isolate Sample 1 chromosome 4a, ASM3025357v1):
ATGTGTGATTTTGGTGGTGATCGTGATCGGGTGTCTGTTTGGATTTGGGGTTTTTAAAAATGGGTTTCACAAAGTGAAGGACACCCTCGATTAAGGTTGTAGATCATAATGGTACCCTCTTCTG
Coding sequences:
- the LOC131321897 gene encoding uncharacterized protein LOC131321897, with the translated sequence MCCGSRICMLCTCVILVVIVIGCLFGFGVFKNGFHKVKDTLD